The following is a genomic window from Halictus rubicundus isolate RS-2024b unplaced genomic scaffold, iyHalRubi1_principal scaffold0089, whole genome shotgun sequence.
ACGTTTTACAATATTGAAAAACCAATGCTTCTCATATAAATGCACCATACACATATACTATATgcttttgtataaaaaaaagtaatttagaCAAGAAGGGAGTGATTCCAAGAAGCTGCAATCTGGTATATTACTCGGTTTCTTTATTGATGAATGTGTGGAGCTTATATTAAAGtgacatacattttttaaacggaCTGCTATGTAGTTTAATGAACCAATCCACGAAGCTTGTTGCCTTTTATGCAAAAATACTAAACCATTTTAAGTAAAATTGTgattaattttccattttcattcgagacctacataaaataaatatcggtTAAACCCATTGTTATTCAATATAAACGATTTAGtaccttttttctaaaaaatggcgaactgcatcaaataatgcaacaaaaaatatgtgattccatttaaaagaatgaAATTGACGATCACATGTCCTCTATGCGTTGATACGTAACAAAATGTACTTATCAGAATGTTGTTTCCAGGAGACTATACACTTGTCCAAAGTATTTTTCTATGGAACATATATTGtatgaataatttatatttatatcatgATATAcatagttattttattttttaaggttTTACCTACTCGGCCACCTATAGCACAGTTATATATTATCCACATTCAGTATATGGATACTGTGAGTACAAcaatttatgtaaatatattattttaatgcaCTTGTGCAGTGATTACATTTGTACAACTAGTATAGAGATATGTATACATGTTTGTCCAATATTCCAATTTATACTTATGAAAGCTTTATTTTAAAAGGGAGTTGCTACTGTTTTCGTACTGTGTGAGACATTAACAAAGACTATGTATACAACACTGTGGagcaaaattaatgaattatctcCTATGcttaataagaatttaagaatgacaATGACAGATTATGAAATTGCAGCAATGAACACATTGCAGCAACAATTTCCATTAAGCTGTGTAAAAGGCTGCTGGTTTCATTATAACCAGGTTTGTATACAGGGAGGTCCGTTTAAATAAGAAGACCTAAatgtctcttcaggttattgcgatgcaaaaaatatttgttacgtaatgtgcatggagTCAATGGATCAAATATTTGGCACCAATATTTTTCTCCGAGGGTCAGTTTTTTCggagttgtcaaggtcatcgatgttttttgatacataactacatttttattttattgcatctaGTAACTGatggaaaaatacattcagatatgtataatgacATGACCTTGATCCTCGAAAATTGGCGTTCCTTTGCGCGGACCATCTCTTTCGGCTATTGTGATgcgaaaatatttgttgcgtAATGTGTATATCATCAAtagaccaaatatctggcaagaatattttttcctaaggtcatattttcggagttatcaaggtcgtccatgttttttgatacataactacatttttattttattgcatcgagtaactgatcgaaaaatacattcagatatgtataataacatgaccttgagctTGATCTgaaggtaaaactttaattttcgaagatcaaggccatgttattatacatatctgaatgtatttttcgatcagttacccgatgcaataaaataaaaatgtagttttatatcaaaaaacatcgatgaccttgataacttcgaaaaaaatattcatgCCAGATATTGGGTCCATTGATgatatgcacattacgtaacaaatattttttgcatcgcaataacctgaagagatatttaggtcttcttatttaaacggacctccctgtataataatattctagaaaatatacagggtggtccacctaagtaaggccacctaaatatctcctctaattgtggggttacaaaaaatattttgtatgctatttgaatggttttaaaaaaccattctattgcaaaaaaatttttttctagggtaatttttttcggagtttacaaggttatcgatgtttttttgcgtataattttataattttttttattgcatcgtgtagctgatgtaaaaatacgttcagttatgtacattacatgaccttgaaatgacctttgagttcaaaaattaaacggaaacGATAAATTGTCTATCGAAACTTTAGAGACGAAGACGTCGTTCGGGAATCTGTAAATACAACAGAGTGTAAATACAAATGTTTACTATGTGATTTGAAAATCGCCTGAATTTTTGTCAGTGGGGTTTTCAAATCGCATAGTAAACATTTGTATTTACACTCTGTTGTATTTACAGATTCCCGAACGACGTCTTCGTTTCTAAAGTTTCGATAGAATGAGCCCTCACCCAGCTCAAAATATGATCTTATAAGCTCAAACAACGACATGGCGCAGACTCATGTTTCGACCTAAAATCTCATAAGATTCCAGTTCCTTTCTAGTAAAAATCTGAAGGTATACTACCCCCTTATAGGTTCTACCTGGTTATAGTACACTTTGGCTCTATATAGGATACAGATATGTAAAGTCAAATAAATTACCGTCAATATGATTGCTGTCAAATTTGTCATGGAGATTTTAGCTACATACTTGCCAATGTGATAACTTTATTAATTTGAAAAGTTTTTTCATTATGagtaaacatatttaaaaattcttctaaagATAATCTAAAAATcatatacattcaaatgtaaaatacacatacatatatgtatatggacAAATAGTAAACATGTTAGTAACAAATAGTAAACAGTTGGAACTAGAGAAAAAGACGCATACCTTCCAGCATTATATTCTTCTTGAGCACTTGTTATTTCTTTTCTATGATTAATATTAGCATTTGTACGACGTCTTCGAGATGCTATACCATTTTGCAATCGACTCAAGTCAAGCTCTTGGTCAATAAGCAGATCTTttactttttctaaaaatgtaataacatttaattatatataaaccTCTGTATATGTAGAATaacataaagaataaattaagtatagtcactaaattataaataaattcatgccacttatcaaaaattaattttatgtgtataataaacaataaaagtaaaaaatactgTACCTAAAAAtgcccaaatattaatattttgtttcccCAGTTTTTGACATGCAATGTTGTGAAATGATTCTGCAATATTATTCGTACGTACTGGACAATTGTGCACGCTGACTTGCGATGCTATGTTTAACCAAGTACGTCTCATATAGGTCATAAACAAAAGAATACCCGGAAACTTGCTGGATGCAATATCTGCTTCCTTTTGAATAACTGACAAACCTTGTTCAAATTTTATAGCAGGTATTAAAGGCAAAGACATTGCCATATGTACAACAGTATGAGGAGCACTATTTAATCCAAGCTTACGCCACTTTCGAAGAACAGCCTACAATATATAAACAGAAAACTAGAATTGTGTTAATACAAgtaaatgtattataaataGCATTACAAACCTGACAATAATGGAACCAGCAGCCATGCATATCTGCACTGGGAAATAACTTGCTTAAGGTTTTAACAGCTGCTGTTTCATAATCGCTCATTATAAACTTTATAGTGTTTGGCAAATTgggtattatattaattattttttcccatatGGCAGTATATAAAGTAGCTGTTCGTTTTTCGCATAGAATAAGTAGAGTCGCAATACCCTAAAAAAATCATCTCATAATATTGAACtcattttaatatataaaactaatgcaaattatgttttacattatCCATGTAGCGTATGTGAACTGTGTACAGCTGTACTATGTGGGGTTTCTTCGGTAAGACCTAAGAAAACAAATATTACATAACGTACTATGACATATACACATTTTGGACTTACGACATATATAGTTTTCAGATGAAATTATTGGACttgatttcaaaaattgattactAACTAAGATatgattctgaacaactttaccATTCATTTACCAAAATGTTCAGTACGACTTTAGGTattagttattaatgaaaaactgaCCAATCAGGAACAATGCACAGAATAAATGTCAGCATTATAGATTCAAGAATATAATGTGGAATTTTTAAACTTAAAGAtaacaaatgtaaaaatgtttcagtcAAACATACAATATaactattataataaatgttatatCTAATGTTAAAGTATAAAAGGAGGATGTTATAGCAGATTTATAACGGTATTACTATACTTACTGCAAAAGTTCCATCTACGTACAATTCTGTAGATTTACTCAATGCTTCAACTAAAATGTCAGATGACAAAATTATTGCGTTTTCCCCTTTTTCTGACACTGCATAGTATACATTTAAGTATTCCAGAGGTTgataattttgaatcatttgAATCACATGACAATATGCTCTTTCCCTTTGTAATGTTGGTCTTAATTTTCGAAAAGAGCAATGTGCTCCAGCATCTGGGTACCTgcaattataaacaaatttatgtccatctcaataaaattttgaataaaaaaatgtttgaaaacatactttctacaaacatcgtcgaatatttgctttaatggaaacgacgtttctcgacaaagctgaagcatttcgtgcttcattttctcttgatcgatcctatgcaaaagtttcgaatgattgtgatcgtgtaacaatttaatacaaccatcaccgacgtccattattgccccgcgacaccccgtagtacggcgtgtattacagcgaaaaatattttttgtgcgattgtctttattatacgtataattattatatacgtaaataaagctaccgacggattttccgggaagtttttccatttttaaaacagcacgtaacagtgaaagtagcacaatataaatgatacaaaccactataagagaattgaatagcaaatgaacatgtatgaagttacgaacagaagtatctgaaacaaacgaaagttaacgacaaaacaaatgactgcagagaccgtgtgtaaagctaggattggtttatttatttatttattacatacttcactcatatatatttttttattccgaagtctttcacatgcacgaaaatagaacattttcatctaaataatatacacctaattctgtttttacaagatagatatgttcccgaagaatacgtataaaaaaatgtacacgaattttcttcgggaacgtatctatcgtgtaaaaacagaattaggtatatacaattttgcactaataaagagtaaatgatagtaaagatctattacacgacaattgggcatttacgttctatattccaaacataagtgagcatataataacagaaaaacgaataagacttgtacattctgtatgtatctttcatgttttcacagatgcagcatactatcagatttgaatacaattaaaatccacaatatataaatacatataacaaatacacatataaatacatataaaaagttttatagaaaaattagtcagtaatcagatcagaataaaatataaattgaaaaaactagtgaaaaattttctatctagtagaaaattgagatcgctatatatgaatatatgtattttttttttaaatactggagttgttaagttcaataagtattagctcagaagctatgaattttgtttgaaatgcctatatactcaaaatagtgtgccgtgtagtgaaactataacataatggtgtcacaaaagctaggataagttgcatttaacaacacactttaaaatgacatgcaacatacagtattctagaacgaggatatattatagatacattgatggaaaatataatgatgaaaatttttttctcaatacacagaggcagagaattttattttcagtatctcaataacaggttctcaaatccttggtagtcctcagagaattttatttgacacagattgcgcctgtaaaatataattaaagaaatcacaaagtatcatgttcattgcatttgaactaactatttacagatagaatttacttatctcaaatattttagtcagattttagcatccaattggtatatattcggactccaccataaatgtacagagtataccgcttgaaattagattgatattcttaaatgcctccaaaattacgcatatatatatattcattacaccatgaagcattctgtacgaatgtcgaatcttttcaaaagcggctcttagaccaaatattattaccattttgtacttaaacaatgcaagttaaaagttcaagaaaccatagctttagaaaataaaattatgtaacgacgtgtgatactattacactgtgacaggagatgttatgccatattacttattaactgatagatccgtataggtaagtataaataataaacttacgagagcaaaaatgataagtattgataaaaatgtattcacaaaatgcttaacagcaatacagagtacgctaataaatgaaatagcgttagagatagatatataaaatagatatagggattggcgaatcaggaggatgtgtaatcactaataaattaaaaattaatatcaccatgttttattcttgattttcgtctcgtactgtcttgaagaatcgcccattaaattgtctccaacatgttgccgatatatatgtatgtcttggactagatcggaccaccgcttttctcgtaaacagtaagtattccacaaaagtggcggaagaaatactgcagcatatcttagtggcaacataatgacctaaaacaatttttcaagaattaatacatgtaactattattttatgtacataagtaaagttcaatataaaaatataattattgtaacatatataacaaatacactggactagctctgaaaaaaagataagtaaaatgtaaagaaatacctgaaacatgaaagcatcttttactattaatgttgtaaataacattaaatgacttaaggatttctgaaataaattaggtaatacaccttgtacttacaagtttattaatatcaatggttcTATCGTGATAGGTAGCCTCAAGAATCACTGTGTTTAAATCAAgaacacataaaatatattacaatttgaaaattcaatatttttttgcttatgctttttcaaagagttgtcgttacattttaaataaaagacataattaaggatcatttgtcatataaaaaaattattattatttcactaaCGTATATACACATTTGGTCAAATTATCACACCCTGTTAGAATGCTTAATCCCTTGCGGTCCACACAGTTCCATCTCATATAGTTTTAgaacttgctataatatcatataatttagctttaatccagataaaataagtatattagcaatatatttagaacagtgaaaactagaattgctttcatataatatttaattatgggatttatgtaatatgtaattatggtatttatataatatgtaattatggtattattcatgaatggaatatgaatatgtaaaatacgcgagcagttgtgcaaaaataacatttctagaCTAAGTCGACGTAAATAGGACCGCAACAGGTCAATATACGCATTTTTAAGAGCAACTTAATATTCATGTACGTAATCTTGTTTGCCAATCACTATATCatcagtaaaaagaaaataaaataagccacatagtatctggtttattccatccgtacctttttgatagatagaaatacttaccttacttaatctgatcaaattctagctcccaaattatgtattctcaatccttttgaatctgctgcaacataaatattttttcaactatttacagcctcttcatgttcttcactatttacatacgtatattacgatcatttaacaaatatagtacttaacataacacttgtgacacagattgtacacaaaataaattacttaaaaccgtagtattttctcacatttttatcaactaTTCATAATTTAAGCAGATGTTACACAGTcacctataaaattaaaatcactgacaaattttgatactttagacacattctgcatagaaggtatataatcatagactatgtaatcacacagcacaacacaagatgataaacaacagtttgaattcattctgtgcgcaatctatcgtgagtacaattttacatgtgcgtaactcagcgtgtgcgtcttaaccatgtgggcaatccttgcgtgtgcgaaaacccactgtgtccaatgttactgtgtccaaaaaaaccgtgtgtccaataataccgtgtccaaaagaaccgtgtgccatgccgtcgtgcgcaatcgtctgtgcgcaaaagagccatccccgcttctactacgcacgcgctacacacaagcgtacctctattctgtccgtgtgagctgcctgcccgactgttcgacgcgttccaccgaattcacgttaccaaagtttcgagcgcctgagccgcaatcgatgcccggttcggcgaggcgcatattttgctacagcttttaaactaaaaaagatattaatGCGAAATTtcgactagaaatcttttttaaagatcggttTTAATGGCGCATAATGATATATGTtctgtattttttatataattttttttgttgattattAAGACAAAGCTGGATAatatggtcaaaagtgcctccaaaccaaattaatttttagtcgtaccatgCTCAATAAAAAATTACGGAAGAATTCATGAAtgttctacctaatatcatacacgactgagattttttcagaatttttggctgcaaaatcgatttttaaacaaatccgaaactataaaatttccgattttatatcgaagttttcagttgaccacgtttatgttattatgatatttgtgtctcatcgtgattattaatgtgtattttttacagattttccagattatgcaaacatgtttaagaaaattggataattggatgtccaatcatttgaatgaagtgcacatttcgaattgaaatttcagagataccagttttataaaaattcagtagttagatattattgaaacaatttttcttaattttttcttaattttgtcttaatttttaataaattgcatcgtcgttagaaaaaaaaaacaaaatcgattgtttcgatgccttctgaccgttttgtaggtgtattatgtaatattgaacatttttatattcaggaAAACTGTAGAAACTAACAACtggaatataaaatattttatttacgttacatttcaatatatgactgtgactctcaacagttttGGTTGGCGCAGGCCGTAACGTCTTCGGCTGAAGATGGCAAGACACGAGACAGCCACATTTAAAAAACAATACAATAACATAACACAACTAGTAAGAGATAGCATACATAAACATAGAAACAAAATCTGGGAAATCTgggaaaataaactaaaatctTTAAACCCAAAAGATAACATTTTATGGAGAATGACAAAAACGCTTAAAAAAGCCATATAACATGATTCCTACACTACAAGATAATGGTACAACAGCAATATCGGACtaagaaaaaacaaatatgCTAGCAGCACAATTCAAGAAGGCCCACTCAATTCAGCTCATAAATAACACCTTGGAACAAGAGCAGATTATAGAGGACGTTACGGATTACCTGTGGCAAAAAGAAAGAAGTGCAGAAGACTTGAAAAATTTCAGCACATCACCGGCAGAAGTAGCACACACGTTAAAAGAGTTACAATTTGAAAAGAGTTGAACAATTTGGTTTTAGACATAGGCATAGTACAGTACAGCAAATTTTCAGAATTACGAATGATATTATTACAGGTTTCAATAAGAATAAAATCACTACAATGCTATTATTAGACATGGAGAAAGCATTTGACAAGGTATGGATAGATGGATTAATACATAAGTTAATCAGTTACAAATACCCACCCGCGTTAATCAAACTAATACACTCATACATGACTAACAGAAAATTCAAAGTTAAAATAAATAACGCCAAAACAAATGAAAACATAATCACAGCAAGAGTACCGCAGGGATCGATACTAGGCCCAGtactttttactatttttattaacGACATTCCAACATTCGCAAAAACAAAAATAGCATTGACACGCTGATGACACGGTAATATATGCACAGTCGTTTCATGCAACAATGGCAGCTAAGCAAATACAAATTCATATCACACAATTAGAAAAATACTTTAGTAATTGGAAAATAACCTATCCTAAATTTCTAAAGATCTAAAAGAATAAAGTATTCTCCAAAAAAGTAAACGGCAATAGAATCATGACGCCATTAAAAGTTAATAATGAAATAGCACAGGTTAAACATAGCGTAAAATATCTTGGGCTTACATTAGATTCAAAATTACTATTCAGAGAGCATACTAAAAGCATAATGATGAAGAGTTACGCAGTTACAAAAAATCTGTATTCACTTCAtggcaaaatattctaaaattagcaataaaaataaaagattgtaacgtaaaggattgcgaTGGTTGTTTGTGGAATAataggagtcggaatatctggggacacaggatatattttccaaaatgttaGTACAAATTATgggagataggttttgttatacaaaatagattctttcaagagagtgagagaaagctagcaacgaataatttaagaaaagatttcataatacgcgataccaccatcgggcgtccggtttatttcaactgtactctccctctggggacacgacgacgacgcggtttcgccggttttctcatgtccgttcggcggccggccttcatggccgtcctctccgaaatgTACAGAGGAACCTGGCGTCCCTACTCTtaggcggccaggaagctaccctgtgctttcctctcggcgggcggccggccttcatggccgtcctctcccatgtatccagagaggcgtccaggtgcaaccctgtcctctcctgggctgctgggcgtccgatagcattgctttgtactctcccatcctgtgggtggccgtggtcttacctcgtcctctcccacaggtgcagcaagagtgctcGCTCCGCGGTAACCTATCGGTATTTATACGGTCCCGTTGCtaactttatcaataacgcgttactaggggtctagaaggttccagaccccgcggttccccttgaaccgccggccacgctaCCTCGGcgcaatttttctgttttatcggggggggggggggggtggcgaggggtcttgacgctttattgttcctcgtcgcgttacaagATTAATATACAAAGTAATATAATAAGGCCAATTATAACATATGCTGCTCCTATATGGAGAACAACAGCAAATAGAAACCTTTTGAAAGTACAACGCTTTCAAATCAAATGCCTAAGattaattacaaacaaaaataGATATACCAAAATAAAAGATTTACACTCAGAAGCAGAGATTGAATATTTAGGAGATTATATAGATTACCTAGcgaaaacattttataatatacagaTAAAGAATAACCCATTATTAAATAATCTGATGCAAGAGCATTTAAGTGCAATAAAGGACCAACAGATAAAGTACAAATTTCCATTTTATGATATAGAGATAGAAGACTTAGGAAATACTTAGATATagagttaaaaaatatttaatatttaaatgtatatAATACAGAATTAGAAAATATCTAGATATATTAATGTGATATGGAAGCAATAGTATTAATAAGGAACAAACAAACAGGATCAGATGGCTAAGTTCTGAACTTAAAATAAGTAggtttttattcttttctttttcctacAAAAAACTCAATACATGAAATAAAACCGCAACTGCAATAATGTACAAACGTAGTATGAATAAGTCAGttagaaatatattatatattattactaTATAATGTAATTCTTACGTCCCAGgtgggacggattatgattttttttaaGGGATAgtacgcagtttcgaacctagctgcattcaccggctacggttcgggaaattgaggattgtttaaataacttatattcttattttcaaaatcaacaaaaatattGATGTATTCAATATTAGCCGCAAGTCGCAATCGCTGGGCCTCGATTAGTGCAGATATCGGGATCGCCGGGTTTCGTATTCCTTCGCCAAGTTGGGCACTACACAACACTACTTCGCGGAACGTTTTAAAAACCGAAAACTGAACTGACGTAAATTTTTAACAAGAGAACACTACTACTATTTATAACtgagtgattattaataacggtACGACGTAGCGAATCGATCTGAGCAAAATTCTATAACGTGTGaggttatttttattgtatgtGTGAGGTTGTAAGATGTTTGCAACAAGAGGGCGCAGTGAGCGGGGACCGCGAGCTGCGAGCGTCGCACGTAGCACGCGGCCCTGTTCGTGTTCGAACCTCAGAGAGAGTGCATAGAGAGTGTCTAGAGAGCCATAGAGAGTTCTAGAGAGTGTGTGATAATTCAAACttattgtttaaatattgtgacgtggcaaatttgtccacgtccctccaatctaagatcgaaagaccgggccgccctttggcagcaccgccgcgataacggctgtcgtgatcgatctccctgggcaTAGAAAAGACCTACTATCGAACCGCGACTCGCTACTACTGGCCCGGCATGTATCGTACTGTGGTAGAATACGTAAGACGCTGTACTACCTGTCAACTCACGAAAGTGGAGCAGACACTCCCTTCCGGGTTGATGGG
Proteins encoded in this region:
- the LOC143363670 gene encoding uncharacterized protein LOC143363670, translated to MDNGIATLLILCEKRTATLYTAIWEKIINIIPNLPNTIKFIMSDYETAAVKTLSKLFPSADMHGCWFHYCQAVLRKWRKLGLNSAPHTVVHMAMSLPLIPAIKFEQGLSVIQKEADIASSKFPGILLFMTYMRRTWLNIASQVSVHNCPVRTNNIAESFHNIACQKLGKQNINIWAFLEKVKDLLIDQELDLSRLQNGIASRRRRTNANINHRKEITSAQEEYNAGRLSLEEFLNMFTHNEKTFQINKVITLASM